The DNA region CTTTAAGGATAGTCTTATATCATCCTTAACACTGGAAATATCTATAGAAAGATTGACCATTGTTGGACTCCTGATATTCTTTCAAACCACTCTGTGACACATGTACGCGTTTTATTATTGAGGTAGATTCTTTTGAGCATTCGTCAGATAATTACATCATCGCCGTGTATACTTACAATTATACCCATACGAACAGAACGTACCAGTATCGTGCGCACGTTTGAGGTGTAACTACTTATGGTCATTCATCAGACTGTTCTACGATTACGTTTTAATCGACGTAAATTCCTATATTAAATAATTCATGCTTTCAACTGTTCCGGCATCGTGCGCTCATCGTACCCTGAATAGGAATGTAAATCGTACCTTTTTTAACTATTCTCGCCATCTCTGGAAGGTTGGAGTCATCAAGATGACCAGGTAAGAATGCACCAATACATACTATCGCATCATACGTGTCTGAAACAAACATGGCGGGAAATGTTATTAGTGGACATGTCAGAAATCACgctactgtaaaaaaaaaatcacgctactgtaaaaaaaaatatcaagggAATGTGTTTTTTCTAAAACAAAAATCTGGTCAGAAGATTAATCTATAGATTAAAGAACAAGGTTCACATACTGTAATATATGTTAGGCcaagtaaaaatgttgtttggttccggttacccgaccccacctagttttcctcgccgaccctaaatttttttttacgtattcgagaaaaataataaaatcgcgaaaatagTGACGtgttgcaagaaatagtgggtgcggaaattgacatcaacttataaagacaatataaaactattcttccaatctgtaatggatgtacatctgataggaagaaaaacaacaacacagagaccatttggaaaacaatggaaaacctgaactagaaacttacacatgaaaaaaaataaaatctacctaccccacctattttaaaattgaatgtaatcggaagcACATAATTTTGTTTTCGCCTTATACCTTGTAATGCATGCTTTATATATAGGGTCAATGATTTACCATAATAACAACATTCCTCTATTGCTCCTATTTTAGCATAAATTAATTTCTAAGGCATATCTAGGGCATCAATGTCTCTATGTATGACACGGTGTGTCCCCAAAATGATAAGTATCAGTTGAGAAATGCAATAGAAAGGTATACGGGATTGATTTAGGGTGTATTTCCTGATACGATATTGTAATGTTGGCACCAATCaacaaataattgtaaagttttctttgttttttaccaccactactaccaccaccaccaccaccaccaccaccaccactaccaccaccaccccaacaACCATCCAACCACCCAACAAACCACCATCaccgaccaccaccaccaccaccaccaccaccccaacaACCATCCAACCACCCAACAAACCACCATCACCgaacaccaccaccacaaccatccAACCACCCAACAAACAAACCACCATCACCGACCACCACCacctaccaccaccaccaccaccaccaccaccatccatCCACCAACAAAAACCCCTCCACCACcggcaccaccaccaccaacagcaacaacaacaacaacaacaacaacaacaacacaccctccaccaccaccaccaccaccaccaccacccatcCACCAACAAAACACCgttcaccatcaccaccaccaccaccaccaccaccaccaccactctaCTGTTCTTTCTGTAAACTTGTCAAAGGTCTGGTATTGTTTTCTTACCTTCATTCACTCCATCTGTTGGTCCCGTACCAAGTTTAGCACAAATCAATTTCTTGTATATACCCTTTTCCTTTGCTTTATCTAGGAGTCCTTGTGACAAATCTATAGCATCTATATTTGTATATCCGCCTACACTGTACATCTGTAATAAACCAGAATTACACCCATAACATAATAGTATGCCAAAGCTATTCATTGACCTTTGAACAGAAATATGGATTTATATATACTCtagtcgttctacgtcacgacaactcgTGTGTATACGTCACAGGTTCTGCGGTggtcgaaatatgagtcaaaacattccaagtCGCCATTATTTTCCCCCCGATTCAATATCTATTGTACGGATCATCCTTGCAACCAAAACTATTGTTTCAATGCATTAAATATAGCAAATcatatttgatttcaatttaCAAATCTGTAGATAAAGGTTGCGTTAACGttatacatatgaaaaaaaaaaagatttattaTAAGATTTGGCAGGTCACATTAGCAATTATCTGATTGTGAATTACACGGAGTGGAATATCAAACTTTACTTGAATTGACTCATCCTTGTCTTGATATACATTGAATAAGCCACGATTTGAAACAGAATAAGACTCCATGGACGTTCACCTGGGAAAGTTTGCTTGCAGCAACTTGAGAGAGAATTTAAAATGTGTTAGATGAGTCAACCAGCAATAACAGTGATGAAACTATGGATAATACCCGAACTGTATTGATATTCTTAGAAATTCTCACCTCTTGACCAAGCAGACCTGTGCCAGCTGCACAATCCAAAATTCTAGCATCTTTATTTGCCATAAGTTTGGATAATCCCTTGGTTATATACATTGGTGCATTCCACCCCCAAGACACAATATCCTAGGTAAATATATAGCATGTGTTAATTGAAGCATTGCCATTGGATGGGTAGTATTTGTTTCTTGAAATATCTCCACTTGTCCTCCGTCTAAACCCTCTCGTATTGTAGATATATATCACATCAGGGCAATTTTACCGTAAATCAAACAACGTGTACATCAATTCATATAAATTACCACcacatttgcataaaaattaccacgacatttgcatataaattaccaacatatttgcatataaattacCAACAAATTTGCATCTCTATCAGCTCTCCAGCAAAGACTGAATAATTTACTATGAGGTGGTAGTATTCGAAAATTTCAACACCCCTCCCCCAACTCCTTAGTTTTCGTAAATCAAGATAAGATCCTGAATATAcagtatcatacaagttcataCTCATTACATCTGAATGGTCATTTTCTTCGGTGCTCACATTTTTGAGGAACCATTTAAAAAAACCAGAATGCAAATATGTCGTGGTTTTTCAAACATCATGTGTAATCCCTTAATCTGAGTGTTATCTGTATACCAATTTGCTTCATGTCACGTTTCAGTAACATTTCCGTTGTATGGGGACCGCCAACGTGTACATATGAAATTAGACGACCACTTAGCTTTAAATTTATTGAACAACGATGAGAGAAAAAGTGAAATTAAATTGGTACAAGATATGCATTAGGAACTTAATTTCTTGGCCAACATGCGTACCGAAGATGCGCAGCATTACCAAGAAATTGTATTTCGTTAAAAGGTTTGTGCATAAACTATAAGCTGTGGTTCATTACCTTATCATAATGATCAACCCAATTATCGTAGAGATCTCTGATTTCTCCTGTGCTTCTTGCTGTATTACGAATGTTATGTACTAGCTCAGTGCCGGCGTCATCCATACTTTAAGgagagaaaataataaaaacaggATTTCGTGTTATGTGTAGTTTTCGTTTATCTTTCTATGCAACCAGTACGATATGCATTAGGAACTTAATTTCATACCCAAATACATCCGTTGCCGATTGGCAATATAATAAACAGATCACCACATGCACTAGAAGGGGATGTTATTACTCTAAAACTGACTCTATACTGAGAGTGAATACAGAATATCATAAATAACTTGAATAAGATTCATGGTATCAGTCATTAGGTGGGTTTAGGGCTACGTTTACAGGTACAATCATGACAAGTTTGACTAAATCACTAAATCTGACAGATTTGGCCCAACTGCATTGCACataaaatcatttcaaattgaGGTACTGATTTTTGTGTCAaagtttgtcagtttgatagtgataagaagtagactttttttcGGCACCCTCAAAGGCAGTTTTCATTGCctaccactgataaaacgacgttctgatcacaggcgccgtttctatataactccgATCCTGCAATGGTAGTAATTGTTTTGATGGTGACAAGCTTGGACGCGTATTAAAGTTATTCAGTCATTTAGGGGGTTTAGACCCAAACTTACAGATGGAATCCTGACACTTTTGACTAAATCACCAAATCTGGCACATTGGGATCATttgagaagggggggggggggtgtccaaCCTAGGTaatcattgaaaataatgttccTTTTATCAAACTATAATTGTTGACGTGACAAGCTTGGACACgtttttacaaatttaattgTGTACAGTGGCTCTGGTGAATAACACCTGCCACGCAATATCCGTTGTCCCTAGAGCCATAGTCCACTACCCCTACCCCCGCCCCCATCAGTTGACCTTCatgatataccggtatatacaAACTCGTACTTATAAAaggataaatttgaaataacttTATGTACAGTATTGGATAAGCCCATGCAAACAACACTCTCTTTGGCGTGAAGTAGGGTATAAGGTAGGCAAACTCGTCACGTCGGACAGATCAGGTTGAAAACATTGCGTGCGATATGCTCGGTAATGAATTTTGCCACGATGTATAGTAGTGCATGCGCACTGACTTATATTAGCAGGGTGTGTTGACGCTTTGCATGTACTGGAAATACTGGGTTAGGTCAGATCGAAatattgtcttttatatgaTCGGTCAGGAATTCTTTCACAATACAGTAGTGTAGTTGTACAATTAAATTCTTGCAAAGGGAAATCGACAAGTTATATATAAGTGGGGAAAGGGCTGGCAAATGGGACTCAATACACTGAGTTGGCATACAATTACAAAACGGGAGACGGTGTACTTTAGACGGTCAAGCAACACCCTTTTTTGGGCGTTGAACTTTCACATGACTTAGAATGGAAGCACCACATTTTAAATATCACATCTAATGCATCAAGTATTTGTAGGACTACTGCAAATACATCTATATCAATGTCCTGCCAGTATCAAACAAACCACGTATATATTCCTGGTACGATCACGGCTGGTAAATTTCCCAAGTATTTGGGAAAGTTCAGTTGAAAGGATTCATGATCAATGCAAGACAGCTCGTTTGTCATCAGAAATTACATGAAGGAAGCCAGTGTATTTGATATGGTAAGGACAATACAACGGCCATACCTTGGAAATCGAAGGGCAGTGAGCAGACTAACTTTCCTATATAAAGTTACAAACATGCTTTTCAAGATGATAAGATACCAGAATTTTACACCTTCTATTAGCAGAAGTGTGGCTTGTTATTCTCTCTACTCGACCATCgccaagtattttttttatagaaatattcACTTAGTCTTGGACAATTCCAACGTGAGATCATGTACCATTAAGCTTATCCATCGAACAAGCAAGGACAGTTGACAGTTTTTAAATCTGCCCTCACCCGCATCGATAACACCGATTTCACAGGCCATACTCCCTCGAATACTGGCGAGATCTACAGGACTCCACCAGCATCCTTGTTGGAGAAAATGTACATTAAAAGTCATGCGCTATTActtacaacatgctatggaaagcGCATGAATACAGCACTCATATGAATTATAGACAGAAGTAAAAGAAGTACTGAGTTACCTTTCGCCTCAAGAGTCGGTGTTCAGAATGTACGTGTCAATGTTCACTTAATCACAGCAATGAAGTGAATGCCAAATGAAAATAACGAATGTGTTCTATCACTGAAATATgcaaaaaatacacaatttgcaTAGAGGTTATGTATTCATCCATCGATATTTCAATTCATTGTTCAGCATTTCAGTGCCAAATGGAATGTATTGTCACAATGCATTGAAATGATAACCAAACAAAAAATTTGACAAGCTTGGACAAGCATTTACTTCCTTTATATTGTATCTGTGATTTTACGTGGGCGGCACTCTCAGGCATTGTTCGAGGTACACGTAGAGGGCGTTATGTCATGCAGTGACGAGCCCCAAGCTGGGTGGTCGGTCGTCATTTTTATTCGGTTGTCTAGAGGGCCTAATAAAAACCGGAAGTGCGATGAAAGCTGCCTTGTTTGAACTACGACGGTGACATGGAAACGAAAGATGCTGTCGAAATTGCTCTCCACAGTTTACAACGAATCGAGCATAGTTTGAAAGAACTTGAAGCTAACGCTAAACGTGGAGACTCGGACGTTTGGCACAAGAAGAGAGACGATGGTCAAAGGGTTAGTTATTTCGTTGTGTTTACTTTCGCTTGAATCCATGCCTCATTTGACAAcagaatattgattttttttcagtgaatatcGCTAATGGCGAAATCACTCCGTAACAAAATTTTAGCTTTTTTGGTCGACTGTTCACATTTGTGGTTGATGATTGCAAGAAACAAACAAGATAGAGAATCATTGAACGTTCCTTTACTGTGGCAATAGACCGACCGGGACGATGGCGCTCACTCCAGTGTGGTATGTGCATGGTA from Glandiceps talaboti chromosome 18, keGlaTala1.1, whole genome shotgun sequence includes:
- the LOC144449611 gene encoding methyltransferase-like protein 27 gives rise to the protein MDDAGTELVHNIRNTARSTGEIRDLYDNWVDHYDKDIVSWGWNAPMYITKGLSKLMANKDARILDCAAGTGLLGQEMYSVGGYTNIDAIDLSQGLLDKAKEKGIYKKLICAKLGTGPTDGVNEDTYDAIVCIGAFLPGHLDDSNLPEMARIVKKGGLICVGVCAKTLDSMEGPTLASLLESKTLEQVEKTKLENYLGDELGNFFAFKVL